The Pichia kudriavzevii chromosome 3, complete sequence nucleotide sequence GGATCTtttatctttgatttcattctCCATAGGGTTAGCGTATGGTGCAATCTATGGTACAATGCCTTCTATTGTTGCAGATTCCTTTGGTGCAAAAAACTTTGCGACAACTTGGTCACTATTAGGGACTGGCCCCAtcactatttttttgttattaagTAACTACTTTGGCAGTATTTATGATGAAAATAGTGAATGGGGATATATAGGTGACGACAGAATAAAGATGTGTTTGCTAGGTAAGAATTGCTATTCTTCAGTTTTTACTTTAACCTcattgatttgtttgatgatcttcattttttataATGTGTTGATTCAGTACTCAAAGAAGCAGTAAAATCAACCTATATACCACATCCATATACCACTGCAAGCTACACGACGTTTTCTTGCTTGTATTTGACAACATGCGTCTCTTTTCCTAGATATACTTGGATATTACAAATTATCTTGCTACCTCTATATCTTTGTTATACCCCTTCTGCGTACCCACTCATTCAATTCTGAGACAGTTCTGTAAAGATTTTGCTCCAGCATAGTGGATGTTCGttttttataaaaaaaccaaaaaaaaaaaagcttctgtttttttatatGGCGAGAACTCTGCTCTGAACAAATTCATCATAGTGGAAGTATAAAGAGGAAAGCTGAAGGAAGCGTTTAGtcttttttgatttcacaGGGAGTCCAGCATTGAGAGATGGATGTCTACAATCAGTTTGTTAATCCTACTACCTCTTTGTTGAGTTTGTACTGCAAttttgtttcaaaagatgaagataatCTAATTGTGTCCAAGGGAAATTTAATTcaagtcttcaaaatcGTTGATGTTAGCTCAAAATTTGATTCGATaaaggatgaaaaaattgatttatcAGGATACCATGCCATAAGTGAAGAGAATTacaaattgattttggttACGGAATATACTCTGAATGGTGTCATTTTAGATATGCATAGATTCAGGACCACCGGTGAAAATGTAGACTATTTACTCATATCAACTGAACCTGCCAAAATCTCTCTTGTTAAATGGAATCCTGCAGACTTTACTGTAAGTGTAGTGAGCTTGCACTATTATGAGACAGTTTTGAATTCTCTACTTATGGAAAAGTTGAAAGATTCAGTTGTTTCGCATAGAACTGATCCAAATTTTGGCTGCTCCATAATGCAAGTTGAAGACTTGGTAGTATTTTTACCCTTCGTTCAAGTTGATCACGACATGGAGTTAAATGATGACTATGATCCTCTGGAAAACTCCGATAAAACAAATGAACTGTCAAAAAAcgatttatttgaagagaGTTTTATAGTTAACGCAAGTACATTACATCACGGcctgaaaaatataatcgATATTCAGTTTCTAAATTCATACAGAAGCCCAACGCTGGCCATTTTATATGCACCGGATTCAGAAACCTGGGCAGGCTACTTGCCAAAGAGAAAGGACAATCTAAAGTTGATAGTGTTATCACTccatttgaaagaaaaatctgCAAATGTTATTATCGAAATTAACAGCCTACCTTATGATCTTTATCGGATAGTTCCACTTGACGATCCGATCAATGGATTATTGATTGTTGGTGCAAATGAAATAATCCATATTAATTCTTTGGGGTCCCCCAAGGGTATATATGTGAACGAATTTTATTGTTTAAGCAgttcttttcctttgaaaAGCCAACAGGAACTTAACCTGTTTTTAGAACATTCTGCAGTTGCACAAGttggaaaaaatgaagTATTATTAGTAACAAAAGATGGGGAATTTTACACTTTGATATTCGATGAAATTGGAGGCGTTTCTAATCTCAACAGAATTGTTTCAAATAGTCCATCAAATTATGCAGATATCAGCGTCAACTCAATTTTGAGTATTGAAACTATACCTCATAAGAACATGGTTTTTATGTGCTCCCGGGGGAGTGACTCTGTGCTTGTAAAATGGGAATACCGGTTGCAGCCCACTACTTCAAGCGACAATCATGATGGCGATGAAATAGTAGATACTGATGACGATTTCTGGTTGTACAATGATAATGGGGCAcaaaataatgatgaattaAGCACTTCTTTGACTAACTGTAAATTCACAATGATTGATGCATTAATAAATACTGGTCCTTTGTCCGATTTTACGTTTGGGTACTCTTCaactgaaaaaaagttaCATGGTCTtacaaatccaaattatAAGGAATGTGCAATATATGGTACCTCAGGGCTAGGAAAATCAGGCTCCGTTTCGATAATCACACCAACTGCTAAACCACTGATCAAGTCTTCCCTAAAATTCTCTCATGCTAGCAAAATTTGGACAATTAACAGCCACGACGGAGAGACCAAATATTTGATTATCACTGACCAAAAGATGTCTACAACCCAAATTTTTGAGGTTTCCAAGGACTACCAAGAATATAAAACAAAGGCTTTTAGAGGGAAACACTTTTCAGTTCAATTTGGCTCTATCAgtatcaatgaaaaaataagaCCTGTTCAAATTATAGCCCATGAAGTCCTTATTTACAATTTATCCTTTGGTTTTATCTGCTCACTAAAAGTAGAGAAGGAAGTAAACCTCTCTATAATATATGATAATTATATTGTTTTACTAATGAAAACCGGCgaaattgaaattcttgaatATGACGACAATTCCAAAGAATTAGCTAGGATGGACTTACCTGCCCTACTaaactttcaaatattcacAAATGCTTGGATTACGAAATCGGATCTTTTGACCTGGGCTGTGCCTGCCAAAAAAAGAGATGCTGTTGGGGAACTCGTTGATGTAAAGAAGGATATACGTAACGAGGAAGTTCTATTTTGGCTTGTGACAGCTGATAACAGACTATTGGTCTTCAGAAAGGAGCATTTGGAAAAAGTATATGAGTTTGAAGGCATACACAATATGCCTGAGTATTTACAACTTACAGCTATGAATCCTAATTATGAAGCCGATGTCGATCCTATTTTGAAGCAATGTATCTTTACACAGATCGGAGATAAATATGATCGTGAGGATTACATGATAATTCTAACTTTTGGTGGTGAAGTGATAATGTATCAATTATTTTATGACACccagaaaaaatatttcaagttCATGAAAGCAAACGATTTATTTCAGTTGCCGATAACTGGCGCTCCGGGTAATTCCTATTCATTTGCTACAAAAGTTGAGAGGAACCTCTTTAAAATTGATGACGTTGGTGGCTCATCTGTGATAATGGTCAGTGGTGCGCTACCTTTTATTATCTACAAACAATATAATTCAGTTCCAAGAATGTTCAAGTTTACCTCAATGCCATTCTTGTATTTTGCGCCTTATTCCACTAACATTTGCTCTGATGGTATTATTactattgatgataaaaaatCATGTAGAATGGTGCAGTTGGACTTTGAATACGACTACTCCAATAAACTTCCAATAAAGAAATGCAAAGTTGGGGAAACCATCGATAAAATTGCTTATCATGAAGACGCAAATGTTTTTCTGGTTTCAACTATATCCACTGAAAATTATAATCTTTTGGAcgaagaaggtgaagataCTATTGATCATAATAGAGACCTTAAGAAGCCAGCACAAAACTACAGGGGAGCTATAAAGCTACTATCACCAGGGAATTTAACTGTAATTGACACGCTAGATCTCGATGAAAATGAGGTTTGTACTGCACTGAATGTTTCTAATTTGAGAATAAATGGTACTGAAGGGAAAAGGGCTCAGATATTTGTCGGGACAGGAATCTATCAAAACGAAGATGTTGCTACAATGGGTGCATATaaatatttggatattATCAATGTCGTTCCGGAGCCTGGTTTTCCTGAAGCCAAACACAAACTTAAGTTATTAAGTACAGAAACATACAAGGGGCCTATTTTGGATGTATGTGAAGTCGATGGTAGGTTTGCTGTAATTCAAGGACAGAGGATGTTAGTGAGGCAGTTAAAAGGAGAAAGCAATTCCACGCCTGTTGCATTTGTAGACACTTCTTTGTTCTCGTCCAAAGTAAAAGCgtttgaaaacttcattttGATTGGTGATTCGTACCAAAGTGTATCTCTGCATGGATTTGAAGCTGAGCCTTATCGTATGGTTTCACTGGGTAAAGATGAACACAACATGAAACTTAATGAGTGTGAATTCATAGTACATAATCAAAGCATGTTTATATTGGCTTCTGATGATAACAGAGTCCTTCATATTTTACAATATGATCCATATGATGTCAATTCCTTAAAAGGACATAAACTACTCAGAAGAACAGCCCTGAGAACTAACTCTTATACAACAAAAATGCTTCGGAAAGACAGAAGAGAGgcatgtttttcaatggTTAACACGTTGCCTATTAGAAAAGACGTTGATTTAGGGTTTGAGGTTATTGGTTGTAATATTGATGGCTCAATATACAAAGTTTCCCCAATCAACGAATATCAGTATAGAAGACTTTATTCCTTGCAAAACCAAATTGCAGATAAAGAAGCACATTGGTTGGGTTTGAATGCAAAAATGAATGCTGTTGGTGACTTACAAGACGAGATGAATGTTATAAAAAGGCCGATTATTGAATATCGGTTATTGACTAGATTCAGTAGCATGGCcgaagataaaaaaaaaatgtttgcTATTAAATTGGGTAAAGACGCTCTAGTAGATGTATACCGGGATATGATATCTTTACAATAGATAATAGAATTACTTtggatgatgaagttgGGGACTTAAGAAAGTAAGATCGTGTGTACATTTCTCACAAAAGTGCTTGTAGATAATTAAGTATATATGTAATCAGATATATCCATagcaaaaaaagaattggaGCTACatatgttgatgaatttcCGTGGTGCATGGAATGAAAAACTTGGCGAAGGTAAAATAGTGAAATTCTGTAGTTGAAAAGGCTAAAAAAAAGGCTAAACTGGAACAAAATAAGTTGTCTGCTAGAGGTCACAACGTAAAATGTTAGTATTAAAGTACCCACTGAGATTTAAGTGAAAGAGTAAAAAGGAATTTCATTCTCTTATTAAGAAGGTTTTGAGTAATATTACTGATCCACACTTTTGTAGCAAAGCgagaaaaaattcatgatCTAACCACTGATCCAGtttttgctgttgctgcGGCCTGCGAGTCTTCCATTTGGAAATGATAAATAATCAGATGTGGATAAGTACCGGACAAGTGTATGAAATTGGATGGTTAGGCGTGAACAAACAGATTTTATGGATGGTTGTGTAGCTTTTTCAGAAGATGGAGAAACAAGTTCTCCTCCAAGAAATCACATGCTATTGACGCTGGATGTGTTACATGATTTAGAATTTATAGGTTGTGGCTCAGCAAATGCTGTATTCGCCTATTGGGGTGACCGTGATGATCTCAAACATAAAATTATAAGAGTACGATTGCTACATAGTGAAATTTGCACTACAGTCATATACAACGCTTTAGTTTCAGGAAAATTCGATAGTTTGAGAAGCTATCTTGTTGCGTGTAGCATACTCCAAGTTGATCCAATATTGTTGCAAAAGCTTGAGGATTTTGGTCGAAAAAAGGTGGCAAACTTCAACTTAAatttagaagaaaaatatgtGCTGCTGATGGACAACATATTTTCCTATCCTTTAAGCCGATACAATTGTTATAGACTGAGCAAATACCATACATTTTTTGTGGAGAAAGGGAATAATGAAACTATTTTAGAATTTAAACCTAAATGGCTATACACCTTACCGGAGAATCACAAGAGCTGTCGAAATTGCTTAAATGCAATGTATAAAGGCCAAAAATTCAACCCATGTCACTTGAAACTTTTACAGAAAAATGGAATAGATATCTGGTGTAACGAAGTCCAACAGGAACTCAACAGGAGAGGAATAAATAAAAGTGTGAAAAATGATCTAAGAGAAactattcaaagaaattacAATCTCTTTGAAACGCTTTATGCACTGCAAAACAAATCAGATGTCCACAAGcttcttttgaatttgaaatcagAAGAGGATGTCACTGAAGAATTAAAATTTGAGATGACTATCCGAGATGTCTCATTGCTGATGAAGCTAAATGATAAGAAAGTATTCGTGATAGATTTGGATGAGAAACCTGCCACTAAGTGGATAAGATGGAAAGAACATGAAGCggaatttgaagataaatATTCGGAGGATTTAGGTTTGCAATGTAGCTTCGAAGCAAACAACTGAGTTTTGGTTGGTGATCCATAATTTGGTTACTCCGTTTAATTTCTTGTAACTTATAGTAAGTGGTTTGTTTACAAAACTTGGAGCCGAGATCttatatttgaaacttttcACCCAAATATCTGTGTTATAGTTTAACCAAAACTGAGAGGCAAGTGATATCAATAATGGAGCCTCTATTACTATATCTGGatagttttcaatactTTTAGCATATTCTGGGTTGTAATGTATCTGGTGAGAATTGAAAGTGACTGCACTCATTCTAAAGTTAGTCAATAGAGTCGGCACAACCGTTATGCTTTTGTCGGGATTTTCAATCGTAGAGAATCTCTGTTTGTAACTGGAATAGAGATCAGCCAGATATCCCAGCCCCCTCATTTCGACTATGCAACTGCCGTTCTGATTATTAAAACACCTCTTATATTCAGCAAATATTGTACCagtttctttcaaaaccttAACACGCTTAACAGTTTCAGTAAAGTTTAGTTTATCTCCAAATTTTAACGGATTGGAATGATTATAAGCAAAGGAACCATTGACCCACATCCGCCTCTTGAAAAACTCTACTTTCTTATCACACGGAGCATGATAATTGTCATAACCGTCTATGCCCAATTCTGACTCATTAGAAAGCGGGTTACAGTAGCCTAACGAATACGCCAACGGTAACCCCGATCCAATCGGAAACATTTCATTCAAGTTAACTGTATGGGTCTGATCactatttttgtttaagCTTTCCATAAATAATGGACATGATCTATCCAGTAAAGATTGTGTTGTCACGTATATTTGTTTAGCTGGAAGAGTTGAAACAAACTcatctttgatttcccACGAAGAATTCAGTAATCTACTCTTGAActcttttatttcttcGTCTGAAAGCTTCAGTGCAAGCTTTAATTTACCTGTAAATCTTTGTGAAATATGTGAACAGAATGAACGAATCATTAGTTACTGAATTTGGATAATAGTGCAAAGGTCTTTAATCTTGAAATGTTTAATCCGgtctaatttttttttggggaTTGAGTCAATTTCTAATGCGTACCAGAGTAAGATACTCATTATTACGCTTCAAGGCAGTAAATTTCTATTGGACCTACATAGGACCAAATTAAATACTTTCATACTTTTTTAATAAACAACGGTAAGAATATATTTCACGTATACAGTACATAACTTATGTATAAGTTAATCTATTTATTTCAGCCTTTGTTAAGACTCTATCATTTACGTGGACTGAGTTAGTTAGAAATAATGTTTTAGGGCCTTTGAGTTCAACAAAGACGTCTGATCTATGATATGGAATAAGACTTTTAAGCTTGAGTATAGCGGTTTTGATATAATTAGTTAGTGAATGTAATGTATGCaatatcattttgaaattaggATCAGTTGACACGGATTCgggaattttcaaatagcTCAAAACCCAATTGAATCTTAGAGATGCTGGAGCTCTTCCGACACTAAAATCAACGATGCTTTTCACGTTACCCTCAAGTTCGTTGAACGAGCCATCATCTCCTCTTGAGTGGGTATAGGCAACGATAGACTTGGTGTTTACCTGTATGttctctccttcttttAAATCA carries:
- a CDS encoding uncharacterized protein (PKUD0C03580; similar to Saccharomyces cerevisiae YHR067W (HTD2); ancestral locus Anc_5.341); the encoded protein is MIRSFCSHISQRFTGKLKLALKLSDEEIKEFKSRLLNSSWEIKDEFVSTLPAKQIYVTTQSLLDRSCPLFMESLNKNSDQTHTVNLNEMFPIGSGLPLAYSLGYCNPLSNESELGIDGYDNYHAPCDKKVEFFKRRMWVNGSFAYNHSNPLKFGDKLNFTETVKRVKVLKETGTIFAEYKRCFNNQNGSCIVEMRGLGYLADLYSSYKQRFSTIENPDKSITVVPTLLTNFRMSAVTFNSHQIHYNPEYAKSIENYPDIVIEAPLLISLASQFWLNYNTDIWVKSFKYKISAPSFVNKPLTISYKKLNGVTKLWITNQNSVVCFEATLQT
- a CDS encoding uncharacterized protein (PKUD0C03570; similar to Saccharomyces cerevisiae YDR315C (IPK1); ancestral locus Anc_5.342), giving the protein MVRREQTDFMDGCVAFSEDGETSSPPRNHMLLTLDVLHDLEFIGCGSANAVFAYWGDRDDLKHKIIRVRLLHSEICTTVIYNALVSGKFDSLRSYLVACSILQVDPILLQKLEDFGRKKVANFNLNLEEKYVLLMDNIFSYPLSRYNCYRLSKYHTFFVEKGNNETILEFKPKWLYTLPENHKSCRNCLNAMYKGQKFNPCHLKLLQKNGIDIWCNEVQQELNRRGINKSVKNDLRETIQRNYNLFETLYALQNKSDVHKLLLNLKSEEDVTEELKFEMTIRDVSLLMKLNDKKVFVIDLDEKPATKWIRWKEHEAEFEDKYSEDLGLQCSFEANN
- a CDS encoding uncharacterized protein (PKUD0C03560; similar to Saccharomyces cerevisiae YDR301W (CFT1); ancestral locus Anc_5.319), which encodes MDVYNQFVNPTTSLLSLYCNFVSKDEDNLIVSKGNLIQVFKIVDVSSKFDSIKDEKIDLSGYHAISEENYKLILVTEYTLNGVILDMHRFRTTGENVDYLLISTEPAKISLVKWNPADFTVSVVSLHYYETVLNSLLMEKLKDSVVSHRTDPNFGCSIMQVEDLVVFLPFVQVDHDMELNDDYDPLENSDKTNELSKNDLFEESFIVNASTLHHGLKNIIDIQFLNSYRSPTLAILYAPDSETWAGYLPKRKDNLKLIVLSLHLKEKSANVIIEINSLPYDLYRIVPLDDPINGLLIVGANEIIHINSLGSPKGIYVNEFYCLSSSFPLKSQQELNLFLEHSAVAQVGKNEVLLVTKDGEFYTLIFDEIGGVSNLNRIVSNSPSNYADISVNSILSIETIPHKNMVFMCSRGSDSVLVKWEYRLQPTTSSDNHDGDEIVDTDDDFWLYNDNGAQNNDELSTSLTNCKFTMIDALINTGPLSDFTFGYSSTEKKLHGLTNPNYKECAIYGTSGLGKSGSVSIITPTAKPLIKSSLKFSHASKIWTINSHDGETKYLIITDQKMSTTQIFEVSKDYQEYKTKAFRGKHFSVQFGSISINEKIRPVQIIAHEVLIYNLSFGFICSLKVEKEVNLSIIYDNYIVLLMKTGEIEILEYDDNSKELARMDLPALLNFQIFTNAWITKSDLLTWAVPAKKRDAVGELVDVKKDIRNEEVLFWLVTADNRLLVFRKEHLEKVYEFEGIHNMPEYLQLTAMNPNYEADVDPILKQCIFTQIGDKYDREDYMIILTFGGEVIMYQLFYDTQKKYFKFMKANDLFQLPITGAPGNSYSFATKVERNLFKIDDVGGSSVIMVSGALPFIIYKQYNSVPRMFKFTSMPFLYFAPYSTNICSDGIITIDDKKSCRMVQLDFEYDYSNKLPIKKCKVGETIDKIAYHEDANVFLVSTISTENYNLLDEEGEDTIDHNRDLKKPAQNYRGAIKLLSPGNLTVIDTLDLDENEVCTALNVSNLRINGTEGKRAQIFVGTGIYQNEDVATMGAYKYLDIINVVPEPGFPEAKHKLKLLSTETYKGPILDVCEVDGRFAVIQGQRMLVRQLKGESNSTPVAFVDTSLFSSKVKAFENFILIGDSYQSVSLHGFEAEPYRMVSLGKDEHNMKLNECEFIVHNQSMFILASDDNRVLHILQYDPYDVNSLKGHKLLRRTALRTNSYTTKMLRKDRREACFSMVNTLPIRKDVDLGFEVIGCNIDGSIYKVSPINEYQYRRLYSLQNQIADKEAHWLGLNAKMNAVGDLQDEMNVIKRPIIEYRLLTRFSSMAEDKKKMFAIKLGKDALVDVYRDMISLQ